The following proteins come from a genomic window of Malus domestica chromosome 02, GDT2T_hap1:
- the LOC114820017 gene encoding uncharacterized protein → MSALPSSFVSVPNHKTHFLTGSSKPTYHCLLNVSPSNTNAAFQDKAKLTSHRSLVVRAGADRPNSASIFVGGFILGGIVVGALGCVYAPQISKALAGADRKDLMRKLPKFIYDEEKALEKTRKILAEKIAQLNSAIDDVSAQLHGDDAPNGAAVASDEVEASI, encoded by the exons atgaGTGCTCTTCCGAGTTCCTTCGTTTCAGTTCCGAATCACAAAACCCACTTCTTAACTG GTTCTTCAAAGCCAACCTACCATTGTCTTTTGAACGTTAGTCCCAGTAATACAAATGCCGCATTTCAGGACAAAGCAAAGCTCACTTCACACAGGTCACTTGTTGTCCGAGCTGG AGCGGATAGACCAAATTCAGCAAGTATCTTCGTTGGTGGTTTTATATTGGGGGGGATAGTTGTTGGAGCATTAGGTTGTGTATATGCACCTCAG ATAAGCAAGGCACTAGCTGGAGCCGACAGAAAAGACTTGATGAGAAAGCTACCAAAATTTATTTATGATGAAGAGAAAGCTCTTGAG AAAACCCGCAAAATACTGGCTGAGAAGATAGCGCAGCTAAATTCCGCCATAGATGACGTTTCTGCTCAGCTGCATGGAGATGATGCCCCGAATGGAGCCGCAGTGGCTTCCGATGAAGTTGAAGCTTCCATATAG